The Desulfovibrio aminophilus sequence CCCCTCGGCCAGCACGGCCTCGGGGTCGCCCGCGCCGAGCCAGACGATGCGCTTGGCCGGACTCAGAACCACGTTCACGGCCAGGTGGATGCCGATGAGCCGGCCGGCCTCGTTGAGATCCTGGCGCACCGGGTTTTCGTCCAGCACCCCGGCCCGGGCCGAGGAGGCGAAAAGCCCGCCGTGGTTGGCCCGGATCATCTCGGCCGAGGCGCAGCCCACGGTGATGCCCTTGGAGCCGCCGGTGAAGCCCACGAACTGGTGAGGGTCCACCTGGCCCAGGACCAGCCGGAACTCGGCCGCGCCGATGGCGGCGTTGATCCGCACCGGGGTGCCGCGCGAGGTCCGGCCGTGCTCGGTCATGGGCGAAAGGTGGGCGTCGTGCCCGATGACCCGGCAGCCCCGGGCGGCTGAGGGCGGGATCACGCGCTCCAGCTCGGCCCGGGACAGGGCCGGGTGCAGGCCGCCGCCCACCACCACGGTGACGTCGCCGGGGGCGAGACGGGGCCAGAGGGCGAACAGGCGGTCCAGAAGAACGGGCAGGAGGTCCTTGACCGGCAGGGGCCGGGTTTCGTCGGGGACGGCGATGGCCACGGAACCGGGCGCGGGACGGCCCCGGTGCTTCGACGTGTCCAGGGCCGAGTCCACGGCGCGGGCCAGGGCCTGGAGCGGGTCAGGGAGGTCCGGCGGCGGCGTGGGGCGGAGCAGATGCGCATCCACCCCGTCCGGGAGGACGAGGCGGCGAAGGCCGTGACCGTAAGGCAGTTCGATGTGCGGCATACGCGCTCCTTGTGCCGAAAAGAGCAATGCCCGTGCCGAAATGGAGCGTTCTCATAATACATTGAAATATAATATGATTTATAAAATTTTGTGACCGAGAGGGCAAAATAACGCGCCCATTATCCGGCATTGCGACCAATATTGGTCTTGCGTGGGGTCGGACAAAGACGATACAACAGCTGCGGACCGATGATGAGACGCCGAACAGCACGAAGGAACAGGCCGAGAGAGCAGTGACTTAATAATTTTCTTATTTTATACAGCTCGTTATCCTTGTGCCCAATATTCGTCTGGAGGGGCCATGCTGCAAGACAAGACCAAGAGCTATGAGCTGCTGCTCAAGATCAACAACGCCATCGTGCACCAGACCTCGCGCGAGACCCTGTTCAACGCCCTGGCCCGCGAATTGCGCAGCCTCATCCCCTACGACCGCTTCAGCATCAATCTCTATGACGCCGAGCGGAAATACCTGACCTATTTCGCCACCGCCGCGGGCATTCCCCTGAGCGGCATCAGCAACCAGCCTCGGCCCCTGGAGAAGGGCATCTTCGCCCATATGGTCATCCGCACCCGTGAGCCGCTCGTCATCCCGGACCTGACCAGACAGACCTATTTCACCTCGGTGGACAACATGCTCCTGGTCGGGCTCACCGCCACCATGGTCTTTCCGCTGCTGGTGCGGAACACCGTGCTCGGCTCCATCCACCTCTCCTTCCGCCAGGCCCCGGAGAACATGGACGCCCTGGCCGAGTTCTGCCGGGAGCTGTCCACCCAGGTGGCCCTCGCCGTGGACAACATGCTCTCGCACACCAAGCTCAAGGAGATGAACGAACAGCTCCAGCGCCAGAAGACGTATCTGCTCAAGCAGAGCGACGACGGCTACGAGATGAGCAACCTGGAGTTCGTCAGCCCGGCCATGAACGAGATCATGGCCCAGGTGGAGATGGTCGCGGGAACGGACGCCCCGGTGATTCTCACCGGCGAGACGGGCACGGGCAAGGACTTCATCGCCCGGCACATCCACAAGATCAGCCAGCGCCGCGACGGCCTGCTGGTGAAGGTGAACTGCCCGGCCCTGGCGCCGTCGCTCTTCGAGTCCGAGCTCTTCGGCCATTCCAAGGGAGCCTTCACCGGGGCCGGCGGTCAGCGCGTGGGCCGCTTCGAGATGGCCGACGGCGGGACCGTGTTCCTGGACGAGATCGGGGACCTGCCCCTGCCGCTGCAGGCCAAGCTCCTGCACGTGCTCCAGGACCAGACCTTCGAGCGGGTGGGCGACAGCCGCTCCATCCGGGTCAACTTCCGGGTCATCGCGGCCACCAACAAGAATCTGGAGGACTGCATCCGGGAACGCACCTTCCGCTCGGACCTTTTCTATCGCCTGAGCACCATCGCCCTGCACCTGCCGCCCCTGCGCGAGCGGCCCGAGGACATCCCGCCGCTTCTGCGGGCGCTCAACGCGAGCCAGGCCCGGCTCCTGCACCGTCCCGCCCCGCGCTATCCCGACGAGGTGGTGGACGACATCTGTCGCCATCCCTGGCCGGGCAACATCCGCGAACTGAAGAACCTGGTCAGCAGGATGATCATCATGCGGCCGGGGCAGGAGGTCTCCCGCGAGGACATCCGGGGCCACCTGGGCGAGGTGGTGGCGGAAACCCCCGGCGTGCGCTTCCCGACCCTGGACGAGGCCGAGTGCGCGCACATCGCCAAGGCCCTGGCCCGGTCGGGCGGCATGGTGGGAGGGTCGAAGGGCGCGGCCTCGCTGCTCGGGGTGCCGCGTTCCACCCTGCAGTACAGGATGCGCCGGTGCGGGTTGTCCGCGGAGGAGTTCCGCCCCCGGGGCGCCGTCCGCGAGGCCTAGTCGATTTCCAGGCCCTGCTGGCGATATTCGTTGAGCTTGTTGCGCAGGGTGCGCACGGAGATGCCCAGGAGCTCGGCGGCCTGGGTGCGGTTGCCGCGCGTCTCGTCCAGGCTCTTGAGGATGAGGGCCTTCTCCATTTCGTGCAGGGGCATGACCGAAAGGGCCTCGCCGGGAGTCCGGGGCGCGGCCGGGACCGCGTCCGCGGCCGGGGATTCCTCCTCCGGGGCCCAGGACTCGGAGTCCATGAGGAAGTGGGCCGGACGGATGGGCCCGGAACCGGCCAGGAGCACGGCGCGCTCCATGAGGTTCTGGAGTTCGCGCACGTTGCCCGGCCACTCGTAGTCCAGGAGCCACTGCTTGGCGTCCTCGGTGAAGGCCAGGCGGGACAGGCCGTAGGCCGCGCAGTACTTGTCGCGGAAGAAGTCGGCCAGGACGAGCACGTCCTCGCCGCGCTCGGCCAGGCGCGGCAGCTTGATGGGGATGACGTTCAGCCGGTAGAAGAGGTCCTGGCGGAACTTCTTCTCCCGCACGGACTCCTCGATGTCCCGGTTGGTGGTGGCCAGCACGCGCACGTCCACCCGCACGGTCTCCACCCCGCCCACGCGGTCGATCTCCCCTTCCTGGAGCACGCGCAGGAGCTTGGCCTGCAGGCCCAGGTCCATCTCGGTGATCTCGTCCAGGAGCAGGGTGCCGCCGTCGGCCAGCTCGAACTTGCCGAGCTTGCGGTTGATGGCTCCGGTGAAGGCGCCCTTTTCGTGGCCGAAGAGTTCGGACTCCAGCAGATGCTCGGGCAGGGCCGCGCAGTTGATGGCCACGAAGGGCTGGTCCGCCCGCTCGGAGTGGTGGTGCAGGAAGCGGGCGATCATCTCCTTGCCCGTGCCGGACTCGCCGGAGATGAGCACCGTGGCCTTGGAGCGGGCCACCTGCCGGGCCAGGGCCAGGACGCGCAGCACGGCCTGGTGTTTGCCGATGACCTGGAAGCGCGGCGAGGCCTGGGGGCGCGGTGCCGGGCGGGGCTCCTCGGGCTCCTCGGCCGGGGCCTCGGGGGCCTCCCTGGGCAGGATGAGTCGGATTTTGTCCCAGACCAGGGGCTCCAGCCAGTAGTCGCGCGCGCCCAAGTCCAGGAAGCGCTGGGCCTCGTCGGTGGAGCCGTTCTTGGTGAAGACGATCACCGGCGGAAAGCCCTCGTGCGCCGCGGCCTCGGCCAGCAGGTCGGCGGCCGAGTAGCCCTGCATGGCGGGCCGGGTGAAGATGAGCAGCGGCGAGGTCTTCTTGATGAAATTCAGCGCCCCGGCGAGGGTGTCGGCCAGGCCGGCCTGGACTCCGGCCTCCTTGAGCGTGGGAAACACGCTGCTTACGGCCTGGGGTTCGGCGATGAAGAGAATGGTCCGATCCGACATGAGCATGTCTGTATCCGCTTGAGGCGAGCATTTCAATATCCGTTCGCCGACAGTTCCCACCCCCGCGCCTTGCCCGCCGGCGGGGCATCTGCTATCACGGCTGCGGAACGCCAGACATGCGGAAGAAACTCCTCAACCTGCTCCTCGCACTCACGAGCGTGGGCCTCGTCTACGCGCTGGTGGAGTTTCTGCTCTTCCCCCTGCTGCTGCCGTTCCTGTCCCCCGCCGCGTACCACTCCTTCCCCCGCGACATGCGCCTCCCCGGCCAGACCTCCAAGGCCGGGCTGCTGCCCAGGCCGGGCTATCTGGCCCTGGCCGGGGACTCCTATGCCCAGGGCAAGGGCGACTGGTTCATCGACCTCGGCTACGATCGCGCGTCGCGGTTTCAGGCCGCGCACCTGCTTCAGGACGCCCTGGGACGCGACGTGGTCTCCTTCGGCCGCAGCGGCGCGGGCAGCGTGGACGGCCTCATCCTGGAGCCGCTTCAGGACCTGCGCGCCATGCGGCGGCGGGGGCTGAAGATCCCGGACCCCGGCTGCCTGCTGCTCTATTTCTACGAAGGCAACGATCTGCAGAACAACGGCAGCTTCCTGCGCCGCTACTTCGATCCCTTCCACCCCCGGGAGGATCTGCGGCGGCCCGGAGTGTTCCGCGCCTTCCTGGACGACATGACGACCCGTTTCGCCTCGGGCGCGTCCACCGAACCCGGCGACGACCTGCTCTTCAGCAACCTCGTGCTGCGCTTCCTGCGCGACCATGTCTGGTACCGGCTGACCCGGCGCGTGGTGGACCCCGATCCGCCGATGCCGCCCGGCATCGTCAACGCCGCCGTGGTGGGCGGACGGGCGGTGTTCCTGCCCGACCGGCTCCAGGCGCCGCCCCTGGACGAGCCAGGGGCCGATGACTCCCTGTTCGTCTTCGAACAGAGCGTCCTGTACATCCGCGACGCCCTGCCGAAGACCCGCTGCGTGGTGGTCTACGTGCCCTCGCCCCTGGCCTGCTACGCCTTGTCGGCGGCCCGGGTGCGGACCTACGACCGGCCGGACGTCGACCACACCCCGGCCCAGGTGGCCGCGGGAAGCGACCAGCTGGCGGCCCATGTGCGGGCCTTCGCGGAGGGCAACGGCCTGGGCTTCATCGACACCCGGCCGGAGGTGCGCGCCGCCGCCGCGCGGGAGCTGCTCCACGGCCCGCGCGACTGGGACCACTTCAACAAGGCCGGCTACGAGGCCTTCGCGCGGGGCATCGAGGACGGTCTGACCCGGGGAGCCTGCGGCCCGGGGGCCCAGCCGTGATCGGCCGCAGCGTCCCGGTCTTCTGTTACCACAACGTCTCGGACATGGACGGTCTGGCCCCGGCCCGCTTCGAGGAACATCTCCGGGCCGTCGCCTCGGCCGGATACCGCACCATCGGCGCGGTGGAGCTCCTGGAGATCGCGCTCGGCAAGCGGTCCCAGCGCGGCCGCTGCTGCGTGCTGACCTTCGACGACGCGCACCTCTCCAACTGGCTGGTGGCGGCGCCGCTGTTGCGCAAGCACGGCATGACCGGCGTGTTCTTCGCCCTCGCGGACTTCACGCTCCCGGGCACGGCGCGCACCACGGCCACGGCCCCGGCGCTGCTCCCCATGCCCGAGTCCTTCCGCCTGGCCCTGTCCGGCGACATGTCCCAGTTCATGAACGAGGCCGAACTCAAGGCCCTGGTCCGGGACTACGGCATGGAGGTCCATGCCCACGGCCGCAGACACCAGGGAACCTTCCGCACGCTCACGCCCCGGAGCGTGGTCGGCGGCCGGAAGGCCCATTGGAGCGCCCACGGCATCTACGACCCGGTGGAGCCCGGCCTGCCGATCTTCGACGTGGGCAGCGCCTACGTCTACGACGGCTTCTGGCCCGGCCGCGACGAGCGCGGCCCGCGCTTCCGCCTGCGCTCCGAGGAGGAGCGCCGCGCCTTTTGCCGCGAGGACTTCCGCGTGAGCCTGGAGCGCATGCGGGAGATCAACGGCGGCGGGCCGCAGCTCTTCTGTTGGCCCTGGGGCCAGTTCGACGCCGTGAGCGAGGAGGAACTCAAGCGCGCGGGCTTCGACGGGGCCTTCAGCCTGGAGCGCGGGCCCAACGCCCGGGGCACGGACCCCTTCCGGCTCAAGCGCATCGGCGTGAGCGCGCGCAAGAGCGGGGCCTGGGTCCGGGCCCGGCTGGCCATGTACGGCACGACCCCGGGCGCGCGGGTCTTCTTCAAGTTCTTCCGCAAGCGGCCCGAACCGCGCACGGTCCTGCTGGCCACGGACTCGACGAAGCTCTCCGGCGGCAGCCGCCAGTTGGTAAACAACGCCGAGGCCCTGCGCGAGATGGGCCTGACCGTGCTGGCGGCGGTGCCCGAGGCCTCGGCCCTGGCCTCGGAACTGCGCCGGGCCGGGGTGCCGGTGCTGCCCTGGGACCGCTTCCGCGACCCGCGGGCCACGGCCGGGTTCTTCCGCACCGTTTCCCGGGAGCAGGGCCTGGACGTGCTGCACGTCTTCCACAACCACGCCTACAAGCCCGCCATCCTGGCCCGGCTGCTGGGCGCGCGCTACAAGCTCTTCCTGAACCGGGGCGTGATCTTCAAGCCCAACCTCCTGGCCGGACTCTGGGCCCGCCTCTCCAGCGGCTTCATCTGCAACTCGTTGGAGTGCGCCCGGGTGCTGCGCCGCCACGGCGTGGCCAAGGGCCGCCTGAACGTGGTCTACAACTCCTTTCTCTTCGACGGCCCGCCGCCCGGGGAAGTGCCCCAGCGGCGCAAGCGCGGCCTGCGCGTGATCTACGTAGGCAACGAGGCCCCGGCCAAGGGCTTCGACGTCTTCGTGGCCAGCATCGCCGCGCTCCAGGCCTCGGGCCTGGCCAAGGACATGGAGTTCGTGGCCTGCGGCACGCGTCCGGCCGAGGCCGTGCTGCCCGGGCTGCCGCCCGGCGTGGCCGAGCGCCTGCGCCTCACCGGGGCCATTCCGCACGGCGAGGTGCTGCGCGAGTTGGCCGCCGCCGACGTCCTGGCCCTGACCTCGCGCCAGGAGAGCCTGCCCAACGTGCTCCTGGAGGCCTTCATGGCCGGGCTGCCCGTGGTCTGCACCTCGGTGGGCGGCATCCCGGAACTGGTGCGCCACGAGGTCAACGGCCTGCTCTGCCAGTCCGAGGACAGCCTGGGCCTGGCCGAGGCCTACTACGTCCTGGCCGGGGACCCGGCCGCCCGGCTGCGCATGGGCCGCATCAACCGCCGCATCGTCACCGGGCTCCTGGACAACCGGACCAAGGGCCGCAACCTCGTGCGGGTCTATTCCGGCGAACGCCTTTACGCCCCCCTGCCCATCGACGAACTGGCCGCCTCCGTGCCCATGCCGGAGGCCGGGGAGGCCGGATGCCCGGGCCACGAGACGGACTGACCGCCTTCTGGCGCGGCCTGGCCCCCGGGCTGCGGGACCGCCTGCTGCTGGGCTCCTGCGGCCAGCGGCATCTCCTGGACGCGGCCCGCGCCGCCCTGGCCCTGGGCTCGCCCGTGGCCCCGGCCCTGGTCCTGGCGTCCCTGGCCGAGGGCCCGCTGGACGGCGGGCTGGCCGCCGAGATTCTCGCCGCGCCGGATCTCCTCGCCGCCCTGCCCGGGGCGGTCCGGCCTTTGTTGGCCTCCCTGTCCACGGGCTGGAAACGGCCGGAGGACGTCGCGGGCTACGAGGAACTGGCCGCCGGGCGCGACCTGGCGGCCCTGCGCCGGTTCCTGGATTCCCGCCTGGACCGCGGGCCGAGCCTGTTCTGGCTGAACCAATCCGCGTCCCTGGCCCTGTTCGAGAACGACCAGGACTGGCTGGCCGCGTCACTGGCCCGGCCCCTGCCGTCCGCCCTGGCTCCGGCCCTGGAGGCCCTGCGCGGACAGGCCGCCTTCCTGCGCGGGGACTTCGCGGCCGCCGACCGCCACTACGCCGCCGCCCTGGTCCTGGGGCCGTCGATCCTCATGCGCCGGGGGCTCTGCCGCCGGGCCCTGGGCGACGAGCCGGGCGCGGTCCGGCTTTTCCTGGCTTGCCTGGAGGCCGCGCCCTGGCACGCCACGGCCGCGCTCCTGGCCTCCGAGCCCCCGCTCCCGGCTTCGGCCCCGATTCCCGGTTCCCTGGCCGTGCTGCTCTATTCCTGGAACAAGGCCGCCGAGCTGGACGCCACCCTGGCCGCCCTGTTCGCCTCGGACCTGGGCGGAGCCCGCGTCATCGCCCTGGACAACGGCTCCACCGACGCCACGGCCGAGGTGCTCTCGGCCTGGGCCGGGCGGAGCGGCGGACGGTTGGCCCGCGTGGACCTGCCGGTGAACGTGGGCGCGGCCGCGGCCCGCAACTGGCTGGCCGCGCTGCCCGAGGTCCGGGCCGCCGACTTCGCCCTCTATGTGGACGACGACGCCGAGGTGCCGCCGAACTGGCTCGGGCTCCTGGGCGCGGCCGTGACCCGTTGGCCCGAGGCCTCGGTCTGGGGCTGTCGGGTAGTGGACCACGCCGGGCCCTGGCGCATCCAGGCCGCGGACCTGCACCCGGTCCTGCCCGAGCCACCGGACCCGCAACGGCCGGAGGAATTCCGCTTCTCGGACCTGCACATCCAGGACCTGGACATGGGCCAGTTCACCTACGCCCGGCCCTGCGTCTCGGTCACGGGCTGCTGCCATCTCTTCCGTTCCGCGACGCTGGCGCGTTCGGGCGGCTTTTCCCTGCACCTCTCGCCCTCGCAGTACGACGACGTGGAGCACGACCTGCGGCTTGCGCGCGCGGGCGGCTTCGCCGTATACCAGGGCCGCCTGGCCGTGCGGCACCGGAAGCGCACGGGCGCGGCCGGACGCACCAGCCGCGCCGAGCACGGCAACGCCCTGGGCAACAAATTCAAGATGCAGGCCATGCATCCCCGCGCCGGGATGGAGGCCGTGGTCCGCGCGGACCGCGACCGCCTCCTGGAGGACCTGCTGGCCCGGCTGGCCGCGCTTCCGGCCCCGGACAAGGAACATTCATGACCAAGGACGCCACCGAACAATTCCTGGACAGCCTGCCGGAACTCAAGCCCGGCGAGACCTTCCGCTTCGCCTGCCACCCCGGCGTGCCCTGCTTCAACGCCTGCTGCGGCGACCTGAACCTCATGCTCACGCCCTATGACACGCTGCGCCTGCGGCGCGGCCTGGGCGGGCTGCCCAGCCGCCTCTTCGTGGAGAAGCTGGCCGAGATTTCGGCCCGGGCCGACGGCTTCCCGACCATGCGCCTGCGCATGGAGGAGGGGGCCAGGAAGCCCTGCCCGTTCGTGCGGCCCGAGGGCTGCTCGATCTACGCCGACCGCCCCGGAGCCTGCCGCACCTATCCCCTGGGCCGCGCCACCCGGCCGGGCGAGGACGGCGTGCTGCTGGAGCAGTTCTTCGTGGTGCGCGAGCCGCACTGCCGGGGCTTCGAGCAGGAGGGCGAATGGACCGCCGAGTCCTGGCTCAAGGACCAGGGCCTGGAGCCCTACAACGAGGCCAACGACCGCTACATGCGCCTGGTGGCGGACTGGCGGGCGGCGGGGCGCGGCCTGGACTCCCGGCGCGCGGGCATGGTCTTCCTGGCCCTTTACCAGCCCGACGACTTCCAGCGCTTCCTGCGCGACATGAAGATGTTCGAGCGCCTGGAGGCCGAGCCCGGCCGCGAGGAGCGGGTCATGGCCGACGAGGAGGCCGCCCTCGACTTCGGCCTGGATTGGCTGCGCCTGACGCTGCTGGGCCAGGCCGTGAACCTGCGGCCGAGGGGAGCATGAACACCGCCCTGGCCCACGCCAAGGTCCTCGGCCTGGACGCCTTCCTGGCCCGCAGGCGGGCGCTGCCCCCGGACTACCGGCTGGTCTTCACCAACGGCTGCTTCGACCTCCTGCACCCCGGCCACGTGGACCTTCTGGCCCGGGCCAGGGCCCTTGGCGACGGCCTGATCCTGGGGCTCAACTCCGACGACTCGGTGCGCCGTCTCAAGGGCCCGGAGCGGCCCGTGGTCTCCGAGCGCGAGCGGGCCTTCGTCCTGGCGGGCCTGGCCAGCGTGGACTTCGTGGTGGTCTTCGGCGAGGACACGCCCCTGGAGCTCATCACGGCGGTCCGGCCCCAGGTCCTGGTCAAGGGCGGGGACTGGCCCGTGGAGCGCATCGTGGGTCGGGAGGTGGTCCAGGCCGACGGCGGCGGCGTGCATTCCCTGCCGCTTCTGCCGGGCTACTCCACCACCGCCCTCATCGAGCGCATCCGCTCCGGCCGCTGATCCTCGCGGCAGGGCCCGCCGTCGCCCAGCAGCCGGGCGATGAGCCGCCCGGCGTTGAATCCGTCCACGGGCTTGGAGAAGAGAAAGCCCTGGGCCTCGTCGCAGTTCTCGCGGGCCAGCCGTTCGAGCTGGTCCTCGCGCTCCACGCCCTCGGCCACCACGTTCAGGTTCAGGTTGCGGGCCAGGGCGATGATCGTGCGCACGATCTCGGGATTGGCCTCGCCGCTGATGAAGGAGCGGTCGATCTTGAGCGTGTCGATGGGCAGGCGCTGGAGGTAGTTCAGCGAGGAATAGCCCGTGCCGAAGTCGTCCACCACCAGCCGCACCCCCAGGTCGCGCAAGGCGTGCAGGGTCTCCATGCAGACCTTGGAATCCTTGAGCAGGGAGCTCTCGGTGAGTTCCAGCTTGAGGGCCCCGGGGGGCAGGCCGGTGCGGTCCAGGGCCTCCTGAACGCCGTCCAGGAAGTCCCGCCGCATGATCTGGCGGCTGGAGATGTTCACGCTCATGCTCAGGCCCGCGGCCTCGGGATGGAGGTCGCGCCAGCGGCGCATCTGGGCGCAGGCCTGGAGCAGGACCCACTGGCCCAGCGGCGCGATGAGGCCGGTCTCCTCGGCCACGGGGATGAAGCGGTCCGGCGAGATGCGGCCCCGGCGGGGATGCTCCCAGCGCACCAGGGCCTCGAAGCCCTTGAGCCGCTGATCGCCCACGGCCACGATGGGCTGGTAGTGCACGGCCAGCTCGTCCCGGTCCAGGGCCTGGCGCAGTTCCAGCTCCAGCTGCATGAACTCCGTGGCCTGCTCGTGCATCTTGCGGTTGAAGACCTTGTACTGGGCCGTGCCCTGGGATTTGGCCCGGTACATGGCGATGTCCGCGTCCCGCAGGATGTCCTCCGCGCCCCGGTAGGACTCGGCCCGGAGCACGATGCCGATGCTCGCCCCGCAGACCACGCCCGTGCCGTCGATGGCGAAGGGTTTCTCCATGGCCTCGTGGATGCGCCGGGCCACGCGGGTCACGTCGTGGGGATGCTCGTACTCCTCCAGGAGCAGGGCGAACTCGTCCCCGCCCAGGCGGGCTACGCTGTCCACGGAGCGCACGCAGGACTCCAGGCGGCGGGCCGCGGCCATGAGCAGCTTGTCCCCGGCCTGGTGGCCCAGGGAGTCGTTGACCGTCTTGAAGCGGTCCAGGTCGATCATGAGCACGGCGAAGCGGTAGTCCTCGCGGCGGGCGGCGCGCTCCACGGCGCGCTCCACACGCTCGTTGAAGAGCAGGCGGTTGGGCAGGCCGGTGAGGGCGTCGTGGAAGGCCTGGTGCGCGAGCTGCTCCTCGAATTCCTTGCGTTGGGTGATGTCGGTGTAGATGTAGAAGACTCCGGCGATGCGCCCGGCCACGCGCACGGGATAGCCGATGACCGCCACCGGGATGAGGCGGCCCAGGCGGTGGCGGCGCATGGTCTCGGCCTGGATGGGCTGCCCGGCCAGGACCGTGCGGTTGAAGCTCTCGGCCTCGTGGATGCGCTCCCCGGGCACCACCACCTCGCGGTTGAGCCTGCCGCGCACGGTATGGGCCTCGTGGCCGAAGAGGGCCTCGAAGCCGCTGTTCACGTTCACGATCCGGCCGTCCACGCCGATGAGCACGATGGCCTGGGGCGAACTCTCGAAGAGCTGATGGAAGTAGGCCCGCTGAGCCTCCAGATCTTCCTTGGCCCGCTTGCGTTCGGTGACGTCCATGACCGTGCCTTCGTAGAACTCCGGGCGGCCGTCCGGCCCGGGAAGGGCGCGGGAGTTCTCCGAGATCCAGATGCTGCTGCCGTCCTTGCGGTAGACCTCGGACTCGAAGGCCAGCACCTCCCCATGCTCGGTCATGAGGGCCATGTACTCGTCGCGGCGTCCGGGCCGGACATAGAGCTGGGAGGCGATGTCGTCGAAGTGGGCCTTGAGGGTCGCGGGCGAGTCGAAGCCGTACATCCGGGCCAGGGCCGGGTTGGCGTCCACGTAGCGGCCGTCGGGCGTGGTCACGAAGATGCCCTCCACCGCGTTGTCGAAGACGTTCCGGTAGCGCCGCTCGGAGCGCTCCAGGGCGGCCACGGCGGAGAGATCGCGGGCCAGGAGCAGGAGGCGTCCGCCCGGTTGCGGCACGGCCGTGACCTCGAAGGGCGCGGGCAGGCCCCGGGCCTGGCGCAGGCTCAGGCGCAGGCGGAGCGGGGCGGTGGCGGCGTCGCGCAGCAGCCGCTCCAGGCCCCGGCGGTCGGAGAGGGCGGCCGGGAGCAGGGCCGGGTCGCCGCCCGGCGTCGCGGCCAGGGGACCGAAGGCCTGGGCGAAGGCCGCGTTGGCCCGCTCCACGCGGGCGTCCGGCCCGACCAGGGCGGCCGGATCGGGCGCGCCGTCCAGGAGCAGGCCGAAGGCCGCGGCGGCGGTTTCGGAATCAAGGGGTTCGGTTCGCGTGGTCGGGGACATGGGGCACCACCGGACGTTGTTTGGTCGATCAATAAAGCAAGGAACGTGCCCAGCCGCAATGTGCTGGAAGAGCGGGCCTTTTCCGGATCGCCCCGGCGGATGGCCTTGTCCTGGGCGGATTATTTGCCACAAATGCAATTCATGACAGGATGGAAATGACAAGCTTGTAAAAAATGGCGATCCACGGCCCCGCGCGGCGGTGGTTGACAGGGCCGTCGGGCAGGGCTATGTTTCCCTGCTCGAACATTGTTCGGGCCAGTAGCTCAGTTGGCAGAGCCCCCGGCTCATAACCGGATGGTCCCAGGTTCGAATCCTGGTTGGCCCACCAAGAGGACGTATCTTGCCGGTGAAAAACGCCACGCTGCTTCCGAAAGGCGACCTGTCGCCGCTCTCAGGAGGACCAGGATGCTCCCCAGGGGAAAACCTCGGGGAGCATCCTTGCTTTGGTGGGCATGAACATACATGATTTCCTGAATCAGGTCCGGGCCTTGGCCCCGGAACACCTGGCCAGCCCCT is a genomic window containing:
- a CDS encoding SGNH/GDSL hydrolase family protein; translated protein: MRKKLLNLLLALTSVGLVYALVEFLLFPLLLPFLSPAAYHSFPRDMRLPGQTSKAGLLPRPGYLALAGDSYAQGKGDWFIDLGYDRASRFQAAHLLQDALGRDVVSFGRSGAGSVDGLILEPLQDLRAMRRRGLKIPDPGCLLLYFYEGNDLQNNGSFLRRYFDPFHPREDLRRPGVFRAFLDDMTTRFASGASTEPGDDLLFSNLVLRFLRDHVWYRLTRRVVDPDPPMPPGIVNAAVVGGRAVFLPDRLQAPPLDEPGADDSLFVFEQSVLYIRDALPKTRCVVVYVPSPLACYALSAARVRTYDRPDVDHTPAQVAAGSDQLAAHVRAFAEGNGLGFIDTRPEVRAAAARELLHGPRDWDHFNKAGYEAFARGIEDGLTRGACGPGAQP
- the larA gene encoding nickel-dependent lactate racemase, whose protein sequence is MPHIELPYGHGLRRLVLPDGVDAHLLRPTPPPDLPDPLQALARAVDSALDTSKHRGRPAPGSVAIAVPDETRPLPVKDLLPVLLDRLFALWPRLAPGDVTVVVGGGLHPALSRAELERVIPPSAARGCRVIGHDAHLSPMTEHGRTSRGTPVRINAAIGAAEFRLVLGQVDPHQFVGFTGGSKGITVGCASAEMIRANHGGLFASSARAGVLDENPVRQDLNEAGRLIGIHLAVNVVLSPAKRIVWLGAGDPEAVLAEGAKVCAGVYGVALDEPFDIVLASCGGHPKDICLYQAQKGLNMACQAAKPGGRVLLLAECPGGVGDETYHDYVRRFARPADVLADFRSHGFRMGAHKAYLFGLSLDSRRVVLDSALDAATLKECQITAGVAQATLDAWLAEGPARPRVAVIPNANTTFFHRPAGQRAPEGGENK
- a CDS encoding sigma 54-interacting transcriptional regulator; the encoded protein is MLQDKTKSYELLLKINNAIVHQTSRETLFNALARELRSLIPYDRFSINLYDAERKYLTYFATAAGIPLSGISNQPRPLEKGIFAHMVIRTREPLVIPDLTRQTYFTSVDNMLLVGLTATMVFPLLVRNTVLGSIHLSFRQAPENMDALAEFCRELSTQVALAVDNMLSHTKLKEMNEQLQRQKTYLLKQSDDGYEMSNLEFVSPAMNEIMAQVEMVAGTDAPVILTGETGTGKDFIARHIHKISQRRDGLLVKVNCPALAPSLFESELFGHSKGAFTGAGGQRVGRFEMADGGTVFLDEIGDLPLPLQAKLLHVLQDQTFERVGDSRSIRVNFRVIAATNKNLEDCIRERTFRSDLFYRLSTIALHLPPLRERPEDIPPLLRALNASQARLLHRPAPRYPDEVVDDICRHPWPGNIRELKNLVSRMIIMRPGQEVSREDIRGHLGEVVAETPGVRFPTLDEAECAHIAKALARSGGMVGGSKGAASLLGVPRSTLQYRMRRCGLSAEEFRPRGAVREA
- a CDS encoding sigma-54 dependent transcriptional regulator encodes the protein MSDRTILFIAEPQAVSSVFPTLKEAGVQAGLADTLAGALNFIKKTSPLLIFTRPAMQGYSAADLLAEAAAHEGFPPVIVFTKNGSTDEAQRFLDLGARDYWLEPLVWDKIRLILPREAPEAPAEEPEEPRPAPRPQASPRFQVIGKHQAVLRVLALARQVARSKATVLISGESGTGKEMIARFLHHHSERADQPFVAINCAALPEHLLESELFGHEKGAFTGAINRKLGKFELADGGTLLLDEITEMDLGLQAKLLRVLQEGEIDRVGGVETVRVDVRVLATTNRDIEESVREKKFRQDLFYRLNVIPIKLPRLAERGEDVLVLADFFRDKYCAAYGLSRLAFTEDAKQWLLDYEWPGNVRELQNLMERAVLLAGSGPIRPAHFLMDSESWAPEEESPAADAVPAAPRTPGEALSVMPLHEMEKALILKSLDETRGNRTQAAELLGISVRTLRNKLNEYRQQGLEID
- a CDS encoding glycosyltransferase is translated as MIGRSVPVFCYHNVSDMDGLAPARFEEHLRAVASAGYRTIGAVELLEIALGKRSQRGRCCVLTFDDAHLSNWLVAAPLLRKHGMTGVFFALADFTLPGTARTTATAPALLPMPESFRLALSGDMSQFMNEAELKALVRDYGMEVHAHGRRHQGTFRTLTPRSVVGGRKAHWSAHGIYDPVEPGLPIFDVGSAYVYDGFWPGRDERGPRFRLRSEEERRAFCREDFRVSLERMREINGGGPQLFCWPWGQFDAVSEEELKRAGFDGAFSLERGPNARGTDPFRLKRIGVSARKSGAWVRARLAMYGTTPGARVFFKFFRKRPEPRTVLLATDSTKLSGGSRQLVNNAEALREMGLTVLAAVPEASALASELRRAGVPVLPWDRFRDPRATAGFFRTVSREQGLDVLHVFHNHAYKPAILARLLGARYKLFLNRGVIFKPNLLAGLWARLSSGFICNSLECARVLRRHGVAKGRLNVVYNSFLFDGPPPGEVPQRRKRGLRVIYVGNEAPAKGFDVFVASIAALQASGLAKDMEFVACGTRPAEAVLPGLPPGVAERLRLTGAIPHGEVLRELAAADVLALTSRQESLPNVLLEAFMAGLPVVCTSVGGIPELVRHEVNGLLCQSEDSLGLAEAYYVLAGDPAARLRMGRINRRIVTGLLDNRTKGRNLVRVYSGERLYAPLPIDELAASVPMPEAGEAGCPGHETD